The proteins below are encoded in one region of Silene latifolia isolate original U9 population chromosome 2, ASM4854445v1, whole genome shotgun sequence:
- the LOC141644062 gene encoding phosphatidylinositol 4-kinase gamma 7-like yields the protein MIEIFFGFLCSIVFDVRERRLGSLLTSPRLSVARQADPTIMSKVGSPVQTRSPMGVFKNLLSGKFHGKPRQPTGRRRVFVQTDTGCVLGMELDRSDNVHTVKRRLQVELNFPTDESLLSFGDMVLENDLDAVRNDSPLLLSRTNMHRSSSTPCLSPRGSDHEPSDKSSVIEVLGNLESFVGVKEMVKEIDKGIKNGVDPLLVHSGLGGAYYFRNSWGENVAIVKPTDEEPFAPNNPKGFVGRALGHPGLKQSVRVGETGIREVVAYLLDHEQFAGVPPTALVKITHSVFNVNDGVNGNKPHKKKLASKIASCQQFIPHDFDASDHGTSSFPVSSVHKIGILDVRIFNTDRHAGNLLIRKLDGIGRFGQVELIPIDHGLCLPESLEDPYFEWIHWPQASLPFSVDELDYIQRLDPYMDCEMLRAELPMIREASLRILVLCTVFLKEAARFGLCLAEIGEMMSREFRSGEEEPSELELLCIEARRLVSERELLVPNTEATDDEFLFDVVSCDEHEYQRGPFSKLASLEEEKEESDDGVVEKSKGKGFTFRPIFENFPSMTRISQSLKNTSLSEKNLKFSGTMTTGTGYSSSGNKSANEQLPASANFVKVADMNKEEWSCFLEKFQELLRPAFAQRKSDTIGQRQRQRLGTSCKF from the coding sequence ATGATTGAAATCTTTTTCGGGTTCCTGTGTAGTATTGTGTTTGATGTTAGAGAGAGGAGATTAGGCTCTCTTTTGACGTCACCTCGCTTGTCAGTAGCTAGACAGGCTGACCCTACTATCATGTCTAAGGTAGGCAGTCCTGTTCAAACCCGGTCTCCCATGGGGGTTTTTAAGAACTTGTTATCGGGGAAATTCCATGGGAAACCAAGGCAGCCAACAGGGAGGAGGCGTGTGTTTGTGCAAACAGATACGGGTTGTGTTTTGGGGATGGAGTTGGATCGGAGTGATAATGTTCATACTGTGAAGAGAAGGTTGCAAGTTGAGTTGAATTTTCCGACTGATGAGAGTTTGTTGTCGTTTGGGGATATGGTGTTGGAGAATGACCTTGATGCAGTTAGGAATGATTCACCCCTCCTGTTATCTCGGACCAATATGCATCGGAGTTCATCAACTCCTTGTTTGTCTCCACGAGGTAGCGATCACGAGCCAAGTGATAAGAGTAGTGTTATCGAGGTGTTGGGAAATTTGGAAAGTTTTGTGGGGGTTAAGGAGATGGTGAAAGAGATAGATAAGGGGATAAAGAACGGGGTTGACCCCTTGCTGGTTCATAGTGGGCTTGGGGGTGCTTACTATTTTAGGAATAGTTGGGGCGAGAATGTTGCCATTGTCAAGCCAACGGACGAGGAGCCCTTTGCGCCGAACAACCCAAAAGGCTTTGTAGGGAGGGCCTTAGGGCACCCTGGGCTAAAGCAGTCCGTTAGGGTTGGGGAGACGGGAATTAGAGAGGTTGTGGCATATCTTCTTGATCATGAGCAGTTTGCTGGTGTACCACCCACGGCTTTGGTGAAAATCACCCACTCGGTCTTTAATGTCAATGACGGGGTAAACGGTAACAAACCTCACAAGAAGAAGCTGGCTAGTAAAATTGCGTCTTGCCAACAATTCATTCCTCATGATTTTGATGCCAGTGACCATGGGACTTCGAGCTTCCCCGTCTCTTCCGTTCATAAAATTGGGATTCTAGACGTAAGGATTTTTAACACCGACAGGCATGCTGGGAACCTTCTTATCAGGAAGCTGGACGGTATCGGGAGATTCGGTCAAGTTGAGCTCATCCCCATTGACCATGGTCTTTGCCTTCCTGAGAGTTTGGAGGATCCGTATTTTGAGTGGATCCATTGGCCTCAGGCTTCTCTCCCATTCTCTGTGGACGAACTCGATTACATTCAGCGGCTTGACCCGTATATGGATTGTGAGATGCTTCGCGCTGAACTTCCAATGATTCGTGAGGCTAGCCTTCGGATTTTGGTTCTCTGTACTGTTTTTCTCAAGGAGGCTGCCAGGTTTGGCCTTTGTCTTGCTGAGATTGGTGAGATGATGAGCCGGGAATTCCGCAGTGGCGAGGAGGAGCCTAGCGAGCTTGAACTTCTCTGTATTGAAGCAAGGAGACTTGTTTCTGAAAGGGAGCTCCTTGTGCCAAATACCGAAGCTACAGATGATGAGTTTTTGTTTGATGTTGTTAGCTGTGATGAACATGAATACCAGCGGGGCCCTTTCTCAAAGTTGGCGAGTCTCGAGGAGGAAAAGGAAGAGAGCGATGATGGTGTGGTGGAAAAGTCTAAAGGGAAGGGTTTCACTTTTCGTCCTATTTTTGAGAATTTCCCATCTATGACGAGAATATCTCAGTCCCTCAAGAATACTAGTTTAAGTGAAAAGAACCTGAAATTTTCAGGGACGATGACAACAGGAACCGGGTATTCTTCCTCAGGCAACAAGAGCGCGAATGAGCAACTACCCGCGAGTGCAAACTTTGTTAAGGTAGCCGACATGAACAAGGAAGAGTGGTCATGTTTCCTTGAGAAATTCCAGGAGCTTCTTCGCCCGGCATTTGCTCAGCGTAAATCAGACACCATTGGGCAGAGGCAGAGACAGAGGCTTGGAACTTCATGCAAGTTTTGA
- the LOC141644064 gene encoding plant UBX domain-containing protein 1 isoform X2, with protein MNFDSPLAWKRRRMEINPMDMESANAKLEAAKQNYGRDIRVFETMKVSQPAPTAVSTTEETDEFFEFTPEDYYRLMAGKKEDKYLKTKKIREAEAMARRSRITKAVIRVRFPDGITLEATFHPSEPLQSVFDLLNKVLARPELSYYLYTTPPKKQIKDTNQNFFDAGFIPGAIVHFSYDLPRDDPAYSSPFLREDVMSLNGLELVSESTKEPIEAASETVPAIPPPAAERKPADKKAIKPKWLKM; from the coding sequence ATGAACTTTGATTCGCCCCTAGCTTGGAAACGTAGAAGAATGGAGATTAACCCAATGGACATGGAGTCGGCCAACGCCAAGCTTGAAGCCGCGAAACAAAATTACGGGAGGGACATTCGCGTATTTGAGACCATGAAAGTTTCTCAACCAGCACCTACTGCAGTGTCCACTACCGAGGAAACCGATGAGTTTTTCGAGTTCACTCCAGAAGATTACTATCGGCTCATGGCAGGCAAGAAAGAAGACAAGTACTTGAAGACCAAGAAAATCAGGGAAGCAGAGGCCATGGCACGCAGATCAAGGATCACTAAGGCAGTAATTAGGGTACGATTTCCTGATGGTATCACTCTAGAGGCAACATTCCATCCATCAGAGCCCCTACAGAGTGTCTTTGATCTTTTGAACAAAGTGCTAGCAAGACCAGAACTGTCATACTATCTTTACACTACCCCTCCAAAGAAGCAGATTAAGGACACCAATCAAAATTTCTTTGATGCTGGCTTTATTCCTGGTGCTATTGTGCATTTTTCATATGACTTGCCAAGAGACGATCCTGCTTATTCCAGTCCTTTTCTCCGAGAAGACGTGATGTCCCTAAACGGGTTGGAACTTGTTTCAGAATCCACAAAAGAGCCCATCGAAGCTGCCTCAGAGACTGTACCTGCAATTCCTCCTCCTGCTGCAGAGCGAAAGCCAGCCGATAAGAAGGCTATCAAGCCAAAGTGGTTGAAAATGTAA
- the LOC141644064 gene encoding plant UBX domain-containing protein 1 isoform X1, translated as MEINPMDMESANAKLEAAKQNYGRDIRVFETMKVSQPAPTAVSTTEETDEFFEFTPEDYYRLMAGKKEDKYLKTKKIREAEAMARRSRITKAVIRVRFPDGITLEATFHPSEPLQSVFDLLNKVLARPELSYYLYTTPPKKQIKDTNQNFFDAGFIPGAIVHFSYDLPRDDPAYSSPFLREDVMSLNGLELVSESTKEPIEAASETVPAIPPPAAERKPADKKAIKPKWLKM; from the coding sequence ATGGAGATTAACCCAATGGACATGGAGTCGGCCAACGCCAAGCTTGAAGCCGCGAAACAAAATTACGGGAGGGACATTCGCGTATTTGAGACCATGAAAGTTTCTCAACCAGCACCTACTGCAGTGTCCACTACCGAGGAAACCGATGAGTTTTTCGAGTTCACTCCAGAAGATTACTATCGGCTCATGGCAGGCAAGAAAGAAGACAAGTACTTGAAGACCAAGAAAATCAGGGAAGCAGAGGCCATGGCACGCAGATCAAGGATCACTAAGGCAGTAATTAGGGTACGATTTCCTGATGGTATCACTCTAGAGGCAACATTCCATCCATCAGAGCCCCTACAGAGTGTCTTTGATCTTTTGAACAAAGTGCTAGCAAGACCAGAACTGTCATACTATCTTTACACTACCCCTCCAAAGAAGCAGATTAAGGACACCAATCAAAATTTCTTTGATGCTGGCTTTATTCCTGGTGCTATTGTGCATTTTTCATATGACTTGCCAAGAGACGATCCTGCTTATTCCAGTCCTTTTCTCCGAGAAGACGTGATGTCCCTAAACGGGTTGGAACTTGTTTCAGAATCCACAAAAGAGCCCATCGAAGCTGCCTCAGAGACTGTACCTGCAATTCCTCCTCCTGCTGCAGAGCGAAAGCCAGCCGATAAGAAGGCTATCAAGCCAAAGTGGTTGAAAATGTAA
- the LOC141644066 gene encoding transcription factor BIM2 isoform X1 encodes MKSSKPNNNQEDDEDYEDDYTSKNTSIINKDAKNNDKTNVVRSKHSVTEQRRRSKINERFQMLRGLIPNGEQKRDTSSFLLEVIEYVQLLQEKVQKYEGSYQGWAAEPTKMTPWQRHNHWRVQSYLGHPQSAKNGSGSASSFLGNLDDKSFNSNPSLVANLHNTVEIDSAHYAYRNLDQQPELGEKAASMPTSFHNHEPNTIQIEGDDTNASLRPASDALAVPCAIQSDDQHGEHTIEGGTISISSAYSHGLLTTLTEALQNSGVDLTEASISIQINLGKRANPSLLPGISNSKEVEVPVPRDLKIRHASDGSNREESDQSQKKLKS; translated from the exons atgaAGTCAAGTAAACCTAATAACAAtcaagaagatgatgaagattaTGAAGATGATTACACTTCCAAGAACACTTCCATTATTAATAAAG ATGCAAAGAACAATGATAAAACAAATGTAGTACGGTCTAAGCATTCCGTGACGGAGCAACGTCGTAGGAGCAAGATCAATGAGAG GTTTCAGATGTTGAGAGGTCTGATACCAAATGGCGAACAGAAGAGAGATACGTCTTCTTTCCTGTTAGAG GTAATAGAATATGTTCAGCTCTTGCAAGAAAAGGTGCAGAAGTATGAaggatcatatcaaggatgggcCGCAGAACCCACAAAAATGACACCCTGG CAGAGACACAATCACTGGCGTGTTCAAAGCTATCTTGGCCATCCTCAGTCAGCAAAGAATGGTTCTGGTTCCGCATCATCATTTTTGGGTAATTTGGATGACAAGAGTTTTAACTCAAATCCGAGTTTGGTAGCCAATTTACACAACACTGTAGAAATAGATTCTGCGCATTATGCTTATAGAAATTTGGATCAGCAGCCAGAGTTAGGTGAAAAGGCAGCATCAATGCCTACAAGTTTCCACAATCATGAACCAAATACCATTCAAATTGAAGGAGACGATACCAATGCTTCTCTAAGACCAGCTTCTGATGCTCTCGCAGTCCCTTGTGCCATTCAAAGTGATGATCAACATGGGGAACATACGATTGAAGGGGGCACTATTAGCATCTCAAGTGCTTATTCTCATGG GCTATTGACGACATTAACCGAGGCACTACAAAATTCGGGGGTGGATTTGACCGAGGCTAGTATTTCAattcagatcaatcttggaaagcGGGCTAATCCAAGTCTACTTCCAGGAATATCCAACTCTAAG GAGGTGGAGGTTCCAGTTCCGCGAGATCTGAAAATAAGGCATGCTAGTGATGGAAGCAACAGAGAGGAATCAGATCAATCACAGAAGAAATTGAAATCATGA
- the LOC141644066 gene encoding transcription factor BIM2 isoform X2 has translation MKSSKPNNNQEDDEDYEDDYTSKNTSIINKDAKNNDKTNVVRSKHSVTEQRRRSKINERFQMLRGLIPNGEQKRDTSSFLLEVIEYVQLLQEKVQKYEGSYQGWAAEPTKMTPWRHNHWRVQSYLGHPQSAKNGSGSASSFLGNLDDKSFNSNPSLVANLHNTVEIDSAHYAYRNLDQQPELGEKAASMPTSFHNHEPNTIQIEGDDTNASLRPASDALAVPCAIQSDDQHGEHTIEGGTISISSAYSHGLLTTLTEALQNSGVDLTEASISIQINLGKRANPSLLPGISNSKEVEVPVPRDLKIRHASDGSNREESDQSQKKLKS, from the exons atgaAGTCAAGTAAACCTAATAACAAtcaagaagatgatgaagattaTGAAGATGATTACACTTCCAAGAACACTTCCATTATTAATAAAG ATGCAAAGAACAATGATAAAACAAATGTAGTACGGTCTAAGCATTCCGTGACGGAGCAACGTCGTAGGAGCAAGATCAATGAGAG GTTTCAGATGTTGAGAGGTCTGATACCAAATGGCGAACAGAAGAGAGATACGTCTTCTTTCCTGTTAGAG GTAATAGAATATGTTCAGCTCTTGCAAGAAAAGGTGCAGAAGTATGAaggatcatatcaaggatgggcCGCAGAACCCACAAAAATGACACCCTGG AGACACAATCACTGGCGTGTTCAAAGCTATCTTGGCCATCCTCAGTCAGCAAAGAATGGTTCTGGTTCCGCATCATCATTTTTGGGTAATTTGGATGACAAGAGTTTTAACTCAAATCCGAGTTTGGTAGCCAATTTACACAACACTGTAGAAATAGATTCTGCGCATTATGCTTATAGAAATTTGGATCAGCAGCCAGAGTTAGGTGAAAAGGCAGCATCAATGCCTACAAGTTTCCACAATCATGAACCAAATACCATTCAAATTGAAGGAGACGATACCAATGCTTCTCTAAGACCAGCTTCTGATGCTCTCGCAGTCCCTTGTGCCATTCAAAGTGATGATCAACATGGGGAACATACGATTGAAGGGGGCACTATTAGCATCTCAAGTGCTTATTCTCATGG GCTATTGACGACATTAACCGAGGCACTACAAAATTCGGGGGTGGATTTGACCGAGGCTAGTATTTCAattcagatcaatcttggaaagcGGGCTAATCCAAGTCTACTTCCAGGAATATCCAACTCTAAG GAGGTGGAGGTTCCAGTTCCGCGAGATCTGAAAATAAGGCATGCTAGTGATGGAAGCAACAGAGAGGAATCAGATCAATCACAGAAGAAATTGAAATCATGA